In Methylococcus geothermalis, one genomic interval encodes:
- the leuS gene encoding leucine--tRNA ligase, whose protein sequence is MEEIYSPKAIEEAVQRAWEEGGVFRAKEDPSREKFYCLSMFPYPSGRLHMGHVRNYTIGDVIARYQRMRGRNVLQPMGWDAFGLPAENAAMQNKVAPAAWTYANADYMRKQLKSLGLAIDWDRELATCKPEYYRWEQWLFTRLFEKGLIYKKTAPVNWDPVDQTVLANEQVIDGRGWRSGAVVEKRDIPMYFMRITAYADELLAELDNLPGWPEQVKTMQRNWIGKSHGCEVHFPIVPSLPLGEGRGEDSVLKVYTTRPDTLMGATYVAVAAEHPLALAAAEGHPELAAFIEECRHGGTAEADLATMEKKGMATGRFVIHPLNGEKLPVWVANYVLWGYGEGAVMAVPAHDQRDFEFASKYGLPLRTVIASVSGVYETVDAEGPWLDAYAEHGLCINSGKYDGLAFSQAFDAIAADLEAKGLGQKRTQFRLRDWGISRQRYWGCPIPIIHCPSCGDVPVPADQLPVVLPEDVTLDVGSPLKKMPEWYTTACPNCGGAAERETDTMDTFVESSWYYARYACPDNNDAMLDQRADYWLPVDQYIGGIEHAILHLLYARFFHKLMRDTGLVHCDEPFTNLLTQGMVVAPTFYREESGKKHYFSPAEVNLSTDEKGRLLGATLKSDGAPVIVGHIEKMSKSKNNGVDPEALVDQYGADTVRLFTLFAAPPDQSLEWSDSGVEGAFRFLKRLWTRAAFNVNTAFSRYGRDELRVADWSVFPLEPNHKEARRLIHATLKQANFDFARHQFNTVVSAAMKILNILADDKGFWNCDHLQDESAKADFRRSAAVVAFEGYSLLARLLYPITPHICDALWRQLAPGTDILEAGWPEVDESALVRDEIELVVQVNGKLRGKIAVAADASREAVEQTALADAQVQRFVEGKPPKKIVVVPGKLVNIVV, encoded by the coding sequence TTCTACTGCCTCTCCATGTTTCCTTACCCCAGCGGGCGGCTGCACATGGGGCATGTGCGCAATTACACCATCGGCGACGTGATCGCCCGCTACCAGCGCATGCGCGGTAGGAATGTGCTGCAACCCATGGGCTGGGACGCCTTCGGCCTGCCGGCGGAAAATGCGGCGATGCAGAACAAGGTCGCGCCGGCGGCCTGGACCTATGCCAACGCCGATTACATGAGGAAGCAGCTCAAATCCTTAGGGCTGGCGATCGACTGGGACCGGGAGCTGGCGACCTGCAAGCCGGAATATTACCGCTGGGAGCAGTGGCTGTTCACCCGCCTGTTCGAGAAGGGCCTGATCTACAAGAAGACCGCGCCAGTCAACTGGGATCCGGTGGACCAAACCGTGTTGGCCAACGAACAGGTGATCGACGGCCGCGGCTGGCGGTCCGGCGCTGTGGTGGAAAAGCGCGACATCCCCATGTATTTCATGCGGATCACCGCCTACGCCGACGAGCTGCTGGCCGAGCTGGACAATCTCCCCGGCTGGCCCGAACAGGTCAAGACCATGCAGCGCAACTGGATCGGCAAGAGCCACGGCTGCGAGGTGCATTTCCCGATCGTTCCCTCTCTCCCTTTGGGAGAGGGTCGGGGTGAGGACTCGGTGCTGAAGGTCTATACCACCCGTCCCGACACCTTGATGGGCGCGACCTATGTCGCCGTGGCGGCGGAGCACCCCTTGGCGCTGGCTGCGGCCGAAGGCCATCCCGAGCTGGCCGCGTTCATCGAAGAATGCCGGCATGGCGGCACGGCCGAGGCCGATCTCGCCACCATGGAAAAGAAGGGCATGGCGACGGGACGTTTCGTGATCCATCCGCTGAACGGCGAAAAACTGCCGGTGTGGGTCGCCAACTATGTGTTGTGGGGCTACGGCGAAGGCGCGGTGATGGCGGTGCCGGCGCACGACCAGCGCGACTTCGAGTTCGCCAGCAAATACGGCTTACCGCTCAGAACGGTCATCGCCTCGGTATCAGGCGTCTATGAAACCGTGGATGCCGAAGGCCCCTGGCTGGATGCCTACGCCGAGCACGGCCTCTGCATAAATTCCGGCAAATACGACGGCCTAGCTTTTAGCCAAGCCTTCGACGCCATCGCCGCCGATTTGGAGGCCAAGGGCCTGGGCCAGAAGCGCACCCAGTTCCGCCTGCGCGACTGGGGCATTTCGCGCCAGCGCTACTGGGGCTGCCCGATCCCCATCATCCATTGCCCGAGTTGCGGTGATGTGCCGGTGCCGGCGGACCAGCTGCCGGTGGTGCTGCCGGAAGACGTCACCCTCGACGTCGGCTCGCCGCTCAAGAAGATGCCGGAGTGGTATACGACCGCCTGTCCGAACTGCGGCGGCGCGGCGGAGCGGGAGACCGACACCATGGACACTTTCGTCGAGTCGTCCTGGTATTACGCCCGCTATGCCTGCCCGGACAACAACGATGCCATGCTGGACCAGCGCGCGGACTATTGGCTGCCGGTCGACCAATACATCGGCGGCATTGAGCACGCCATCCTGCACCTGCTCTATGCCCGCTTCTTCCACAAGCTGATGCGCGATACCGGACTGGTCCATTGTGACGAGCCGTTCACCAATCTGCTGACCCAAGGCATGGTGGTCGCTCCCACCTTCTACCGGGAGGAAAGCGGCAAGAAACATTATTTCAGCCCGGCCGAGGTGAACCTGAGCACTGACGAAAAAGGCCGCTTGCTGGGCGCGACCCTGAAGTCCGACGGCGCGCCGGTCATCGTGGGCCACATCGAGAAGATGTCCAAGTCGAAGAACAACGGCGTGGACCCGGAAGCTCTGGTAGACCAGTACGGCGCGGACACCGTGCGGCTGTTCACCCTGTTCGCGGCACCCCCGGATCAGTCGCTGGAATGGTCGGACAGCGGGGTGGAGGGGGCGTTCAGGTTCCTCAAGCGGTTGTGGACGCGGGCCGCGTTCAACGTCAACACGGCGTTTTCGCGTTATGGACGGGACGAATTGCGGGTCGCCGATTGGAGCGTTTTTCCGCTGGAGCCGAACCACAAGGAAGCCCGCCGCCTGATCCACGCGACTCTGAAGCAGGCCAATTTCGATTTCGCCCGCCACCAGTTCAATACCGTGGTCTCGGCGGCGATGAAGATCCTCAACATCCTGGCGGACGACAAGGGATTCTGGAATTGCGACCACCTCCAGGACGAATCGGCCAAGGCCGATTTCCGCCGCAGCGCCGCCGTGGTCGCCTTCGAGGGCTATTCGCTGCTGGCCCGGCTGCTGTACCCGATCACGCCCCATATCTGTGATGCACTCTGGCGGCAACTGGCTCCAGGTACGGATATTCTCGAGGCCGGCTGGCCGGAGGTTGATGAATCCGCCCTGGTGCGAGACGAAATCGAGCTGGTAGTTCAGGTCAACGGCAAGCTGCGCGGAAAGATCGCCGTGGCGGCGGATGCTTCCCGCGAAGCCGTGGAACAGACGGCCTTGGCCGACGCCCAGGTGCAGCGCTTCGTCGAAGGCAAGCCGCCGAAGAAAATCGTCGTCGTGCCGGGCAAGCTGGTCAACATCGTGGTGTGA
- the mepA gene encoding penicillin-insensitive murein endopeptidase, with translation MKPSRLPLLLALLSVFALPAESRDWGDVVSPTSGTPEAIGETGAGCLAGGVRLPTEGDGYKVMHLERNRNYGHPDLIRSITELGRATAQNRWGELHVGDLSQPRGGPMRFGHRSHQSGIDVDVWFALDPNLIRNADGLRSNIPAPSLLTHDQSRLNHMLWDANHARVLEAAARDHRVDRIFVNAHIKQELCRSVRGDRSWLRKIRPWHRHDDHFHMRLACPADSPDCIPQKPLEPGDGCDASLDWWLSLPPLRPLPENHHGPAPSPALPRACRAVLSAR, from the coding sequence ATGAAGCCTAGCCGTCTGCCCCTACTCCTCGCGCTGCTGTCCGTGTTCGCCCTGCCGGCGGAAAGCCGCGACTGGGGCGACGTCGTCTCGCCGACCTCCGGAACGCCCGAAGCCATCGGCGAAACCGGGGCAGGATGCCTTGCCGGCGGCGTGCGCCTGCCGACCGAGGGCGACGGGTACAAGGTCATGCACCTCGAACGCAACCGCAACTACGGCCACCCCGACCTGATCCGCAGCATCACCGAACTGGGGCGCGCAACGGCTCAGAACCGCTGGGGCGAACTCCATGTCGGCGACCTGTCCCAGCCGCGCGGGGGGCCCATGCGGTTCGGCCACCGCAGCCATCAGAGCGGCATCGACGTCGACGTCTGGTTCGCCCTCGACCCGAACCTGATCCGCAACGCCGATGGGTTGCGCAGCAACATTCCCGCCCCCTCCCTGCTGACCCACGACCAGAGCCGGCTCAACCACATGCTGTGGGACGCCAACCACGCCCGCGTCCTCGAAGCCGCCGCCCGCGACCACCGCGTCGACCGGATTTTCGTCAACGCCCACATCAAGCAGGAACTCTGTCGCTCGGTGCGCGGCGACCGCTCCTGGCTGCGGAAAATCCGGCCTTGGCACCGGCACGACGACCATTTCCACATGCGCCTGGCCTGCCCCGCGGACAGTCCCGACTGCATCCCGCAGAAGCCGTTGGAACCCGGCGACGGCTGCGACGCCTCGCTGGACTGGTGGCTGTCCCTCCCACCGCTACGCCCTTTGCCCGAAAACCACCACGGCCCCGCCCCCTCGCCTGCCCTCCCCCGCGCGTGCCGGGCGGTGCTGAGCGCTCGGTGA
- a CDS encoding STAS domain-containing protein has protein sequence MNLSTEISDGKTVLTLAEQRLDAHNSGELKDFMLKLLEGGSRHLVVDLSQVSFIDSSGLGALLSGQKNATLRSSVFLLVGLQPRVRSMFELTRLHRVFEIYSTLEEALRGE, from the coding sequence ATGAATCTTTCCACCGAAATCAGCGACGGCAAGACTGTTCTGACCCTCGCGGAGCAGCGCCTGGATGCCCACAACTCCGGCGAGCTGAAGGATTTCATGCTCAAGCTGCTGGAGGGCGGCAGCCGCCATCTGGTCGTGGACCTGAGCCAAGTGAGCTTCATCGACAGTTCGGGGCTGGGCGCCCTGCTGTCGGGGCAGAAGAATGCCACGCTGCGTTCGAGCGTCTTTCTGCTGGTCGGGCTCCAGCCTAGGGTACGCTCGATGTTCGAGCTGACCCGTCTGCACCGGGTGTTCGAGATCTATTCCACGCTCGAGGAAGCATTGCGCGGCGAGTAG
- a CDS encoding ATP-binding protein, which produces MEASENSLIGRITEVRVGRFAARLLSEAEGFRSEISVGEETQRPGQIGAYVSVRHGAFRILALVREVSGGAAGSAAGSSMQLVPLGEFNDKGAFSRGVRRYPVPGAEVHAASPQEINAVFARTRNLRFNPGYLPNHPATGVYLDPSALCARHFAILGQSGAGKSWTVASLIQRLLVSSPKAHIIVLDLHGEYCWRGAEGALHSAFPPEATRAMDARELEIPYWLMSFAELVDLLIERDDPAASIQTAFLREAVFELKRRSARELGLAGVSIDAPVYFSLQEVYERFKEANEHRTDFGKTKGPLFGQFDEFLLKLGSRLHDVRYDFLLKPSRRNRSETLPGLLRDFVGLGEPHCQVSVIDLSPVPFDVRPTVSAQIGRLAFEFNYWNPDRREFPILLVCEEAHAYIPRERATPYEGTRKSMERIAREGRKYGVGLAVVSQRPHELSETVLSQCGSYLCLRISNPDDQAYVRKLVPEGEADLVDVLTVLGRGEALILGEATPLPVRCQIFRPDPPPNSNDVDFHKAWTTDADDLDIEAIVRCWWSQGR; this is translated from the coding sequence ATGGAAGCCTCCGAAAATTCGCTGATCGGTCGTATCACCGAGGTGCGGGTCGGGCGGTTCGCCGCCCGTCTGCTGTCGGAGGCGGAAGGTTTCCGTAGCGAAATATCGGTGGGGGAAGAAACACAACGGCCCGGCCAGATCGGCGCGTACGTATCGGTCCGGCATGGCGCTTTCCGTATTCTCGCCCTGGTTCGAGAGGTCTCCGGCGGGGCTGCCGGATCGGCCGCCGGCAGCTCGATGCAGTTGGTACCGTTGGGCGAATTCAACGACAAGGGCGCGTTCAGCCGCGGGGTGCGGCGTTATCCGGTGCCGGGGGCCGAGGTCCACGCCGCCTCTCCTCAAGAGATCAACGCCGTGTTCGCCCGCACCCGCAATCTGCGGTTCAACCCGGGCTATCTGCCGAATCATCCCGCGACCGGCGTCTATCTCGACCCCTCCGCCCTGTGCGCCCGGCATTTCGCCATCCTCGGCCAGTCCGGCGCGGGCAAGTCCTGGACCGTGGCCAGCCTGATCCAGCGCCTGCTCGTCTCCAGCCCCAAGGCGCACATCATCGTGCTGGACCTGCACGGCGAATACTGCTGGCGCGGCGCCGAAGGCGCGCTCCATAGCGCATTTCCGCCCGAGGCCACCCGGGCGATGGATGCCCGCGAGCTGGAAATTCCCTACTGGCTGATGAGTTTCGCCGAGCTGGTGGATCTCCTGATCGAGCGCGACGATCCGGCGGCCTCGATCCAGACGGCCTTCCTGCGCGAAGCCGTGTTCGAGCTCAAGCGGCGCAGCGCCCGCGAGCTGGGTCTGGCGGGGGTGTCGATCGATGCGCCGGTGTATTTCTCCCTGCAGGAGGTGTACGAGCGTTTCAAGGAGGCCAACGAACACCGGACCGATTTCGGCAAGACCAAGGGCCCGCTGTTCGGGCAATTCGACGAATTCCTGCTCAAGCTCGGCAGCCGGCTGCATGACGTGCGCTACGATTTTCTGCTCAAGCCGAGCCGCCGCAACCGTTCGGAAACCTTGCCCGGTTTGCTGCGGGATTTCGTCGGCTTGGGCGAGCCGCATTGCCAGGTCAGCGTGATCGACCTGAGTCCCGTGCCATTCGACGTGCGCCCCACCGTCTCCGCCCAGATCGGCCGGCTGGCTTTCGAGTTCAACTACTGGAACCCCGACCGGCGAGAGTTTCCCATCCTCCTGGTCTGCGAAGAGGCGCACGCCTACATCCCCCGCGAGCGCGCCACCCCGTATGAAGGCACGCGGAAGTCGATGGAGCGCATCGCCAGGGAGGGACGCAAGTACGGCGTCGGCCTCGCCGTGGTCAGCCAGCGCCCGCACGAACTTTCCGAGACGGTGCTCTCGCAGTGCGGGTCCTACCTCTGCCTGAGGATCAGCAACCCGGACGACCAAGCCTATGTCCGCAAACTGGTGCCCGAAGGCGAGGCCGATCTGGTGGATGTCCTCACCGTGCTGGGCCGGGGCGAAGCCCTGATCCTGGGCGAGGCGACCCCGTTGCCGGTGCGCTGCCAGATCTTCAGGCCCGACCCGCCACCCAACAGCAATGACGTGGACTTCCATAAAGCCTGGACCACCGATGCCGACGACCTCGACATCGAGGCGATCGTCAGATGCTGGTGGAGCCAGGGGCGGTAA
- a CDS encoding ATP-binding protein translates to MHGETDVNVDIVVPNQTRYLGLIGNIAEQIARELVDYRGDRDALGYNMNLVLTEAMVNAIEHATPGETDKTVRVWIHIEDEDLCIRVYDHGQGFDLESVPMPDFDDPGEHGRGIFFIRKLMDSVTYRRTESGNVLEMRKKLA, encoded by the coding sequence ATGCATGGCGAAACCGACGTCAATGTCGACATCGTCGTTCCCAACCAGACCCGTTACCTGGGGCTGATCGGGAACATTGCGGAGCAGATCGCCAGGGAATTGGTCGACTATCGCGGCGATCGCGATGCGCTGGGTTACAACATGAACCTGGTGCTGACCGAGGCCATGGTCAATGCCATCGAACACGCCACACCGGGAGAGACGGACAAGACGGTCAGGGTTTGGATCCATATCGAAGACGAAGACCTGTGCATCCGGGTCTACGACCACGGCCAAGGCTTCGATCTGGAGTCCGTTCCGATGCCCGACTTCGACGATCCCGGCGAACACGGCCGCGGCATCTTTTTCATCCGCAAGTTGATGGATTCGGTGACCTATCGCCGGACCGAGAGCGGCAATGTCCTGGAAATGCGCAAGAAGCTGGCCTAG
- a CDS encoding LPS-assembly lipoprotein LptE, with protein MGKAFRHLSLILLASLASCGFHLRGGETSDGAGQVLYLEKAGASRVASRLPEAIRLTGAQLSRNMVDAKGVIRILKETDERRTMSLNLGGRGNLFDLYTRVRYEVTTPQGEIIIPPQEVEVKREYFNNQLSPIGQGEEESLLRYEMEREVAETLVRRVLIEMSRNSGGKS; from the coding sequence GTGGGCAAGGCTTTCCGGCATCTTTCCCTGATTCTCTTGGCTTCGTTGGCCAGTTGCGGCTTCCATCTACGTGGAGGCGAGACCTCGGACGGTGCCGGTCAAGTCCTCTACCTGGAAAAAGCCGGCGCCAGCCGCGTGGCTTCGAGACTTCCCGAAGCGATCCGCCTGACGGGCGCTCAGCTCTCGCGCAATATGGTCGACGCCAAAGGCGTCATCCGTATCCTCAAGGAAACCGACGAACGCCGCACGATGTCCTTGAACCTGGGCGGGCGCGGCAACCTGTTCGACCTCTATACACGGGTGAGATACGAAGTCACGACGCCACAAGGCGAGATCATCATTCCGCCCCAGGAGGTCGAGGTGAAGCGCGAATATTTCAACAATCAGCTCTCGCCGATCGGCCAGGGGGAGGAGGAATCGCTGCTGCGCTACGAAATGGAGCGGGAAGTCGCGGAAACCCTCGTCCGTCGCGTACTCATCGAGATGAGCCGGAATTCCGGCGGTAAGTCTTGA
- the holA gene encoding DNA polymerase III subunit delta: MKLRPDQLAGALERGLAPVYVFSGDEPLQLGEAADAVRAAARERGYVLRELFHVEPGFSWGAFLEAGDSVPLFGDLRILDLRLNAKPDKEGAAALLRYLENPPSDAILILTLPRLTKDELNAAWARAADSAGVLVQVWPLEGRELIGWLDRRLNRFGMLADQSGLRFLAARVEGNLLAAAQEIEKLRILYGAGRIEDDQILSAVSDCARYDVFDVAAAMLEGRLVRTLRILRGLEGEGVAPLVVLWAVARELRSLAAVQREMARGQSVDAVLSRQRLVDKRKDAFAKAARRLSRERVLDAIRLCTRVDRMVKGLEPGDPWVALADVCLCVTAPP, from the coding sequence TTGAAGCTGAGGCCGGATCAACTGGCCGGTGCGTTGGAGCGTGGCCTCGCCCCGGTCTATGTTTTCTCCGGAGACGAACCCCTGCAACTGGGTGAAGCTGCGGATGCCGTCCGTGCAGCGGCCCGCGAACGGGGCTATGTCCTGCGGGAACTGTTTCATGTCGAGCCAGGTTTCAGCTGGGGAGCTTTTCTGGAGGCCGGCGATTCCGTACCCCTATTCGGCGACCTGCGCATCCTGGACCTGCGCCTCAATGCCAAGCCGGACAAGGAAGGCGCCGCTGCACTGCTGCGCTATCTCGAAAATCCGCCGTCGGATGCGATCCTCATCCTCACCTTGCCGCGCTTGACCAAGGATGAGTTGAATGCCGCCTGGGCGCGCGCCGCTGACTCGGCGGGCGTGCTGGTACAGGTCTGGCCGCTGGAAGGGCGGGAGCTGATCGGCTGGCTGGACCGGCGCCTGAATCGCTTCGGCATGCTGGCGGACCAGTCCGGCCTCCGGTTCCTGGCTGCTCGGGTGGAGGGCAATCTGCTGGCGGCCGCGCAGGAGATCGAAAAGCTCCGTATTCTGTACGGCGCCGGGCGGATCGAAGACGACCAGATCCTGTCCGCCGTTTCCGATTGCGCCCGTTACGACGTCTTCGATGTCGCCGCCGCCATGCTTGAAGGGCGACTTGTCCGAACCTTGAGAATCCTGCGGGGACTCGAAGGGGAAGGGGTGGCGCCGCTGGTGGTGCTTTGGGCGGTAGCCCGCGAATTGCGTTCGCTTGCGGCCGTGCAGCGGGAGATGGCACGAGGTCAATCGGTGGATGCCGTTCTGTCCAGGCAGCGGCTAGTCGACAAGCGCAAGGACGCGTTCGCCAAGGCGGCCCGACGTCTGAGCCGGGAGCGCGTGCTCGACGCGATCCGGCTATGCACGCGGGTCGACAGGATGGTCAAAGGGCTGGAGCCCGGCGATCCCTGGGTCGCTCTGGCCGATGTCTGCCTGTGTGTCACCGCTCCCCCCTGA